Part of the Sulfolobales archaeon genome, TATGTATATAAACGATTAAAAATATTACAATCAGAAACTTCGTAGCCTTCTTAAACTAGAAGGGATGACACTTTCTGAAGTGAAAGATCTTGATTCTAATTAGAAGAAGATCTAGTTGTAATAAAACCAGTATTATTCAAAAGGATCTTTTAAAAGATCGTACGTTTAAAATAAATTCGAGATAGCTTAAATATATATGAAACGTGAAGATCAATGAGTGCAGAGAAAGAAGCTGGGATAAGTAGAACAGAGACTAGTTCGAGAAGGAAGAAGAAGTATTATAGAAAGTTAACTAAAATACAATATATACTCTTAAGAGAAGCATTGTCAAATCCAAGATTTGAACTCGTAAAAGAGGTAATGCCAGCTCTAGGTCTTGAGAACACACCATATAGTTCTCTAGTTAGAATCGCAAGAGATATAGCGTTTAGGAAAGATCTGCTAGGTCTAGCGTTTAGCCCTTATAGAGCTGATCTAGAGAGATATGTTGTAGCTTTTAAACTTAAAGGAGAATTTGAGAGAAGTAGCGCGATTGATGTTGCGAGATTTCTGCCTTATAATTACTGGATTAAGAGTATAACAATAAGCACAATGCCTATGGGAGATACGAGAGTGTACTATCTAATACCAAGAGGCGAGAATATGAATACCATAGTTGAGAAGCTACGCAAGTCAGAGATAATAGATGATAAGGAATCTATATTTGTTCATAAAATGGATCTCTCATACTATCAAGTTCCAGATCTAGCTAAATACTGTCCAGATCACAGAAAATGTCCTCTCAGCATTGAAGAAACATTTAAGATAATAGATAAAGAAGGTTTGAAAGAACCTGACACGAGCGAGTTAGAAGATCTAGATCCAAGACCACCACCAGATGTAATAGATGTAGTTCTAATGTCTCTTCTAGAAGTTAAGTATACATTCTCACCCCGATGGCTTAGCAGAGGAGGACCTCTTATGATAGGAGTTGAAAAAGCTAGATATCACTTCTTAAAGCACATAAGAAATAAATATCTTCTAGGAGCATATCTCAGAAGACCTCTAAATCCTAGAGCTGAGCTAATGTACACCTTCATAATAAGAGGAGGAGAAACACTTAAACTAGGATACACACTCTCAAGAACACCATATGCAAATGTTCTATGCGATCCTCTGAATGTATGTGTTATAACTTTCTGGATAAGATCCGAGGATATATCTAAAGTAGATCAGTTAATAAGCAGGTATAACGTTAGAATCGTTAGACAAGATCAAAGAGTAATCCTACCTGAAGAAGCTGAAGGTAAGACCTTAAGATCTCTTAGAGTAGGATTTCCAATTCATTGTTATTCTATTAAAGGCAGGAGATGGTATACACTTAAAGAATCCGAGAAAAATGTCACGAAAAACATACGTAGATTAAAGAAGAAATTCAAAAAAGCTCAATGGACCGAGTTTCTAGTTCCACAATACCTCTCATAGCATTATGATAGCAGATGTCTATGTCAGCCTTCAGTCCATGGACTAGTATCTTTAAAGCCTGTAGGCTGTACACTTATATTTGATACCACAGCAAATAGTGTGAGAGCTAGCGGTACTGTTTTTACTGCTACTCCTGCTATCTTTAAAGCTTTCATTTTTCTTGTGTTCTTCATATCTATCACGGTTACATCTTTCTACTACTCACTATGATACACATCACTCTCTCTTGATTATATTCTGATCTGCTTCTATGCTTTGATCTCTTATGTTTTCCGGCTTACCTCGTGTTCTATTATCTTTTCTTCGGTTTGAGAGCGGTTTTTTCCAGTCCTATCTTATAGTTTCTTTGATTAGCTTTCCCTCTTCTCCTATTAGTACTAGTATTATTCCTAGTATTGTTAGTGGATTTGTATCTCTTGTGAGAGTTCTGCTATGGATTTTCTTTCCTAGTATCTGTTCTTCTTTTGTTAATGCTTGTTCTCCTGATGGTATTACTACTAGTATGCTTCTTTTATTAAGTAGTTCTAGGCTTTCTTCTATGGGTTTTGATTCTTCTGTTTTCTGGAATATTACTATTTCATCTGGTTTGTATATTTCGATTACATCTTTAATATCTGGGAGAACGATCATAGGTATATTGTTTTTATACGCGATTCTCCACGCTTCTGGAACTCCTGATTGTGCTGCAAGACCTGTTGGTCTTGTTATGACTGGTGTTATAGATTCTCTATGTATGAATGATGATACGACTTTTATGAATTCTACCACGAGATAAGGACTTGCAGGAGCGTGGAGATCTATGATGAATCTTCTCTCGTTTAGGTTCATTACAAGCTCTACCATTATAATTCTCATAGTTCTTATATATTACAATTCTCTAGATCTCTATATACTAATCGCTTCGAATATGATACTGGTATTACCATGCTTATTATGCATATGATGATCCCGGGTCTTCTAGTTAAAATCCTCCTATGCTAATATCATCTATAGAATAGTCATCTGATAAGACTTGTGGTGGCTGTAGTGGATTTAGAGAAGAGAGGTAGGATGTCAAAGAGTGGAGGTGATCTACTAAAGTATATTAGAAAGAGTAATACTTCTAATACTGATACCGAGGTCAGAGATCGACAGGTTGTCGGTGGCGAAGGAGTTATTCAGAGTATTACAGAGGATCAGAGTATTCTGAGTGGTAATAGTAATTCTAGCGATAGTAGTAAGAATATGGCTGCTAATGTAAATATAATTACTATCGACAGGGTGAACACAGACCCTCCTCTACAACTAGAAGAAGTTTCATACGCTGAAGATGCATATGTTCTCGAGGTATCATATGATGGAGCTAGTGGTAGAGCTGTCGTTTATCTATATGATGAGAATAGTGGTAAGCTGAAGATCTATAGAGATAGATCTGGTCATAAACCTTATTTCTATGTTGATCTAGATCCTACGAGAGTTAGAGAGATTCTTAAAGAAGATGTTAGAGGGGTTGTAGATATCTATAGAGTGAGTAAAATGAATCTTCTAAAAGGAAAGATCGAGAGTAAAACAAAGATAGTTGTATCAGATCCTTTGATTGTTAGAAAGATTAGAGATAAGTTTCAGAATTATTGGGAGGCGAATATAAAATATCATCATAACTACATATATGATGAAGGTATCATACCAGGGCTTAGACATAAGATTTTAAATGGAAAGATAGAACCTGTTTACTCAGTTGATTTAAAGAAAATAGAAGAAGAAGTTAATAAAGTATTCTCCGAAGAACCTGAGGAGATTAGAAGAGAAGCTATCTCATGGTATATACTCTTCGAGGAAAAACCTCCTAAGATTAGGAGAGCTGCCATAGATATAGAGGTATTCACCCCGGTGAGAACTAGAGTTCCTAATCCTAAGACTGCTGAGTATCCTATTGTAAGTATTGCTATTAGCGATAGTGATGGTAGGAATATTGTTTTTGTTCTAATGAGAGAAGGTATAGGATCTCTAGATGAGATTAGAGATCTAGGTGAGAATGCTGAGATTCGTGTGTATAAGAATGAGAAGGATCTGATTCTGGATTTCTTTAGCATAGCAAGTACTTATCCGGTGATAATAACGTTCAATGGTGAAGCATTCGATCTACCTTATCTCTACGAGAGAGCTCTTAGACTTGGTATTGATAGAAATGTGATACCTATAGTATTCAAGGAGACACATGCCACATTTAGGACAGCTCTCCATGTAGACCTCTACAAATTCTTTAGAAATAAATCTATACAGAACTACGCTCTAGAAGGTAAGTATAAGGAGTTCACATTAGATGCTGTAGCTACAGCGATCCTAGGTGTGGGTAAGATCTCTCATGAGGAGGGTGTTGGTAGAATGAGTATTGGGAAGCTGGTGAGATACAATCTCAGAGATGCTCAGCTAACACTACAACTAACCTTATACCAGGACGAGCTTATATGGAAGCTGATAATACTTCTCATGAGAATATCAAAACTAGGTTTGGAAGATGTGACGAGAACACAGGTATCTACATGGATTAAGAATCTATTCTATTGGGAGCATAGAAGGAAGAACTATTTCATCCCCAGCGAGAGAGAAATTAGAGAGAGTAAATCTAAGAAAACAACAGAAGCTGTGATAAAAGGTAAGAAATATGCTGGAGCAATAGTTATAGAACCTCCTCAAGGTGTTTTCTTCAAGGTTGCAGTTCTAGATTTCGCCTCTCTATACCCGAGTATAATTAAGAGATGGAATCTAAGCTATGAAACAATAGATCCAGAGCCTGGAAGATGTAGAAATGTGAGAGATATATTCGATGAAAGAGATCTTAAGATACATGAGGTGTGCATGGATAGACCAGGGATCACAGCATTTATAATAGGACTTCTTAGAGACTTTAGAGTTAGAATTTTTAAGAAGAAGAGTAAAAGCAAGGATCTGGATCCTTCTACGAAGAGCTGGTACGATGTTGTTCAAAGAGCTTTAAAAGTATATGTAAATGCTGCATATGGTGTGTTTGGTCATGAGAATTTCCCACTATTCGCGGTTCCAGTAGCTGAGAGTGTCACGGCTCTAGGAAGGATGATCATTACCAGAACTATGGAGAAGGCTAGAGAGCTAGGACTCTTAGTATTATATGGAGATACAGACTCGCTATTCCTATGGGAT contains:
- a CDS encoding RecB-family nuclease, whose protein sequence is MNLNERRFIIDLHAPASPYLVVEFIKVVSSFIHRESITPVITRPTGLAAQSGVPEAWRIAYKNNIPMIVLPDIKDVIEIYKPDEIVIFQKTEESKPIEESLELLNKRSILVVIPSGEQALTKEEQILGKKIHSRTLTRDTNPLTILGIILVLIGEEGKLIKETIR
- a CDS encoding DNA-directed DNA polymerase I; this encodes MDLEKRGRMSKSGGDLLKYIRKSNTSNTDTEVRDRQVVGGEGVIQSITEDQSILSGNSNSSDSSKNMAANVNIITIDRVNTDPPLQLEEVSYAEDAYVLEVSYDGASGRAVVYLYDENSGKLKIYRDRSGHKPYFYVDLDPTRVREILKEDVRGVVDIYRVSKMNLLKGKIESKTKIVVSDPLIVRKIRDKFQNYWEANIKYHHNYIYDEGIIPGLRHKILNGKIEPVYSVDLKKIEEEVNKVFSEEPEEIRREAISWYILFEEKPPKIRRAAIDIEVFTPVRTRVPNPKTAEYPIVSIAISDSDGRNIVFVLMREGIGSLDEIRDLGENAEIRVYKNEKDLILDFFSIASTYPVIITFNGEAFDLPYLYERALRLGIDRNVIPIVFKETHATFRTALHVDLYKFFRNKSIQNYALEGKYKEFTLDAVATAILGVGKISHEEGVGRMSIGKLVRYNLRDAQLTLQLTLYQDELIWKLIILLMRISKLGLEDVTRTQVSTWIKNLFYWEHRRKNYFIPSEREIRESKSKKTTEAVIKGKKYAGAIVIEPPQGVFFKVAVLDFASLYPSIIKRWNLSYETIDPEPGRCRNVRDIFDERDLKIHEVCMDRPGITAFIIGLLRDFRVRIFKKKSKSKDLDPSTKSWYDVVQRALKVYVNAAYGVFGHENFPLFAVPVAESVTALGRMIITRTMEKARELGLLVLYGDTDSLFLWDPEPEKLNQLREWVLKSFGLDLEIDKEFRFVAFSLKKNYFGVTTQGSIEIKGLVGKKKNTPKFAREAFGEILKKISSVEKPEEIIKVREWIKDMVHDIYMKLKHYEYTLEDMSFTMMLSKDVREYTKTTPQHVKAALMLLREGIKISAGDNIIFVKVRGREGVKPIQLAKISEIDLDKYIEILRTTLEQIMLPLSIDWDEISGSILKLHRFIES